CCGACGGAGACTCGGTACTCATCGAAGCCCGGGTCATTGTTGACCGTGCCTGAATCGACGAAGACCACACCATCGAGCAATTCGCCAATCAGCGGGTGCTGGTATTGGGTGCCTGCAAAGAACATGAATGTGCCGCCAACTGGAACGTCGGTCACGTTGCCCGCAGCGTCAATGCCCATTGGCGATACCTGGCGGAATTGAAATCCACGAAATGAACGCCCACCGAGAAAGAATCGCTCATAGGTCGGGGCATCGCCACCAAACATTTGGCCGACTTGAGCATCAACCCGCAGCGTCGTGACACGACCAAGAAAATCGCGATGCAGAGCCAAATACGTCGTGTAGTCAATCGACACACGGTTGAAGTTCCGGTCACCACCAATCATGCCCCAGTTCGCAATATCTAGTTGCGTTCGGCTGCCCCGCGTTGGACGCGACATTTGATCGATCGTGGTGCGAGTCAGCGTCAGTCCTGTACTGATGAGCGTCTCAGGGCCAGCGTCCTGCAATACGTCAACCGGCTCGAAAGGATTGAGATCCGTGAGTTCTACACTGGCTGCATCGAGTCGAAGTGATGCGTACCAGACATCACCGAGACGCCGTGACAACACCATCCCAACCGACGATCGCTCTTCTGTATAACTATCGAAGATGCGGCGGAAGTAACCCGCGGACCCGCCAAGTGCGTATGGAGTACCGAAGATCTGTGGTTCCGTCAGGCTAATGTCGTAGGCGAATATTTCGGTACCAGGCTGAAAATTCATTGCAAAGCGTTGGCCTGCTCCGCGAAACGCGCGGCCACGAACAAACTCGCCGAATGTCTCTGGCACATCAAAGAGGTCAAAGTTGTTTTGCGTGAGCGAAATATTTCCAAGCACACCGGCGTCCGAACCAATTCCCACGCCAAAGTTGATCGAGCCCGTGTTCTTTTCCTTGATCTCGACAAGAACATCGCGGACTTCTGGGTTGTCTTCGTTCGGCGCCTGCACAGCGACTTTGGCGTCGCCAAAGAGGCCTGTCCCCATGATGCGTTCTTTGGTGGCCTTGACCTCACTCGCGTCGAAACGACGACCTGGGATGAGGCCGACCTGAGATCGGATGATTTTGTCCTTCGTCAGGGTGTTGCCGGTGATATTGACAAGACCCACATCCGCAACTTGGCCCTCCCTGATCTCGACAATCAGCGACAGCCCCGTCGTTGTTCCTTTGCGAATCGGAACGATGGCGGCACGCGCATCAAGGTAGCCAAGCACGCCGTACGCATCATTAATTGATTCACGCGAGCGTTTCACGAGGTCCTGCTGGAACACATCGCCAACCTGAATATTCATGATGGCCGTAATTTGATCAGCTGAGAACACCTCGAGCGGAACACCCCCGGGGGCCGACGCCGTAATCTCTTCAACCGTGTACCGGCGGCCTTCTTCAATGAGGAAGATGACCTTGGCCTCACGCTGACTCGGGCTCACTTCAATTTCTTTGTCAAC
This is a stretch of genomic DNA from Phycisphaerales bacterium. It encodes these proteins:
- the bamA gene encoding outer membrane protein assembly factor BamA — its product is MLLAMSAWAGAVASDSDSLLDRPIGSIQVKGLERVSEQTVLNNIRSRVGQPYDPETAQGDISRLTRLGDFASIDIIAKLRTDGTVDLTYVFREERLLAAVSVVGNRVLADRALLGPTGLHRGSPRDDFLIQRGIREMIELYRNKGYYLAEVSLDSQQLEDNDILIFEVIEGPRVRTRSIIFAGATSFSTGQLWAEIETTTWFPFLRRGEVDQDQLAADVVSLQKFYHDRGWIDVRVDKEIEVSPSQREAKVIFLIEEGRRYTVEEITASAPGGVPLEVFSADQITAIMNIQVGDVFQQDLVKRSRESINDAYGVLGYLDARAAIVPIRKGTTTGLSLIVEIREGQVADVGLVNITGNTLTKDKIIRSQVGLIPGRRFDASEVKATKERIMGTGLFGDAKVAVQAPNEDNPEVRDVLVEIKEKNTGSINFGVGIGSDAGVLGNISLTQNNFDLFDVPETFGEFVRGRAFRGAGQRFAMNFQPGTEIFAYDISLTEPQIFGTPYALGGSAGYFRRIFDSYTEERSSVGMVLSRRLGDVWYASLRLDAASVELTDLNPFEPVDVLQDAGPETLISTGLTLTRTTIDQMSRPTRGSRTQLDIANWGMIGGDRNFNRVSIDYTTYLALHRDFLGRVTTLRVDAQVGQMFGGDAPTYERFFLGGRSFRGFQFRQVSPMGIDAAGNVTDVPVGGTFMFFAGTQYQHPLIGELLDGVVFVDSGTVNNDPGFDEYRVSVGIGFRVYIPQLGPTPLAFDFAIPLIKQDEDQTQLFSFSADLPF